AGATTGCTTTTCCAATTTCCACGCGTGTAGCACTCTTTGCGACCTCGAACACATACGTTCCCGTGGACGCAAGCCGTGAAGCCTTTTCGCTCACCCAGGGACGCCGAATAATCACGGTAGCCGCTGCCTTCAAGACATCAGAAGCCGGCGCGCGCTTTTCTGCACGTGGTGGCGTTTCCTTTTTTTCTTTTCGGCGATTAAGAAGCCCCATAGGATGCAAAAAGTGTCTTCATGGTTTCGAGTGCAGAAGAAGACGTGACGAGGCGGCCGGCCTTCAAGACTTCCTCCACGTTAAGCGCGTTCGCCGGAATCACTTCCACGCCAGAGAGGTTACGCGCCGCGCGTGACACAAGACGATTCTTGGGCTCCACGACCAGAAGCGTGCGGCGACCTGCCTGTGGAAGCACGGCAAGCATATTGGACACCTGGCGGGTTTTTCCTTCGGGAAATTCCAGAGAATCTACCGCCACGAGCC
This genomic stretch from Candidatus Uhrbacteria bacterium harbors:
- a CDS encoding 50S ribosomal protein L23, which translates into the protein MGLLNRRKEKKETPPRAEKRAPASDVLKAAATVIIRRPWVSEKASRLASTGTYVFEVAKSATRVEIGKAIFALYGIRPVSVHIARVVPRQVRFGRSFGTTRARKKALVTLPHGSRIDVYEGV